In Vanrija pseudolonga chromosome 4, complete sequence, a single window of DNA contains:
- the pgdA gene encoding Peptidoglycan deacetylase gives MGRILVAFGVDVDAVAGWLGSYGGEDSPADISRGLFAGEVGVPRLLKLFTKHGIKTSWFIPGHSLDTFPEQLAAVRDAGHEIGLHGYSHENPTSLTIEQQRDILNRTWDQMVAFTGKAPEGSVAPWWEASAEGTKLLLDKGIRYDHSLQHRDSQAYFVRINDSWKKIDYEQPAASWMEPVKRGEDTGLVEIPVNWDLDDLPPMLFMKTAANSHGFVDAHVIEQKWKDWFEYLYENEREEGFIMPITIHPDVSGRPHVLQMIDRFIRWINTHDGVEWVTFKEIEADFRARHKPAPGALMPKGVL, from the exons ATGGGCCGTATCCTCGTAGC AttcggcgtcgacgtcgacgcagTCGCCGGCTG gctgggctcgtacggcggcgaggactCGCCGGCCGACATCTCGCGG GGCCTGttcgccggcgaggtcggcgtgccACGCCTGCTCAAGCTGTTCACCAAGCACGGGATCAAGACGTCGTGGTTCATCCCCGGGCACAGCCTCGACACGTTCCCCGAGCAGCTTGCGGCGGTCCGCGACGCGGGGCACGAGAT CGGCCTGCACGGCTACTCGCACGAAAACCCCACGTCGCTCACcatcgagcagcagcgcgacatCCTCAACCGCACTTGGGACCAGATGGTCGCGTTTACGGGCAAGGCGCCGGAGGGCAGCGTTGCGCCGTGGTGGGAGGCGAGTGCGGAGGGGACCAAGTTGCTGCTTGACAAGGGGATCCGGTATG acCACTCGCTCCAGCACCGCGACTCGCAGGCATACTTCGTGCGCATCAACGACAGCTGGAAGAAGATCGACTACGAGCAGCCGGCGGCCAGCTGGATGGAACCCGTCAAGCGCGGGGAGGACACTGGCCTCGTCGAAATCCCAGTCAACTGGGACCTGGACGACCTCCCGCCCATGCTCTTTATGAAGACGGCCGCCAACTCACATGGGttcgtcgacgcgcacgtGATTGAGCAGAAGTGGAAAGACTGGTTCGAGTACCTGTATGAGaatgagcgcgaggaggggtTCATCATGCCGATCACGATCCACCCAGACGTTAGCGGGCGCCCGC ACGTCCTCCAGATGATCGACCGCTTCATCCGCTGGATCAACACCCATGACGGGGTCGAATGGGTAACGTTCAAGGAGATCGAGGCCGACTTTAGGGCGCGCCATAAGCCTGCCCCGGGCGCGCTGATGCCCAAGGGCGTGCTgtag
- the lipF gene encoding Carboxylesterase LipF: MSTKPVPNGHPTSSAAYKAAAAGQVAALTSLEDHVRAIPDAGAREGLQNRWVALAWLLASFFLATAAVPLLAARYFFARPQGFNSFPGYVLCRLIGLTLVTHRAMPPIEDTRKRARALQLLPFRGLDKLVKVAQVTIPPLSDAARLRRPLPAPEVEGIPLPGYMLSPPGTRQGVARAAPGEKLVIYFHGGGYVDGHPLSHTFPYKIARDTRTRLFGPTYRKVLGNAALPAPLVDAYAAWEYVLSLGFEPRNIVLMGDSAGGHLCLWLAQYLTVAAALEAHRGGEADADPASRVPGGLALCSPWCDLTLSAESWSLLGRDFIVRHYVRHLSRACLRYYTEAAWYATPISPVFAPEGYWRPFAHMPVFVSYGQDEALADEDKSVIAAMRRDGVDVRVFEEPAGLHVGPITPWSLPSAYEGFAKGVIGVLADL, from the exons ATGAGCACCAAGCCAGTACCGAACGGGCACCCGACCAGCAGCGCAGCGTacaaggccgcggcggcgggccaagtggcggcgctgaccTCGCTCGAGGACCACGTCCGCGCGATCCCggacgcgggcgcgcgcgagggcctCCAGAACCGGtgggtcgcgctcgcgtggCTCCTGGCGtccttcttcctcgccactgccgccgtgccgctcctcgccgcgcgctaCTTCTTCGCCAGGCCACAGGGGTTCAACAGCTTCCCGGGCTACGTGCTGTGCCGCCTGATCGGCCTGACGCTGGTCACGCACcgcgcgatgccgccgaTCGAGGACACGCGGaagcgcgcacgcgcgctccagctcctGCCCTTCCGCGGGCTggacaagctcgtcaaggtcgcCCAGGTTACCATCCCGCCGTTGtcggacgccgcgcgcctgcgccgcccgctgcccgcgccAGAGGTGGAAGGTATCCCCCTGCCGGGGTACATGCTCTCGCCGCCCGGCACGCGGCAGggcgtggcgcgcgccgctccgggcgagaagctcgtcaTCTACTTCCATggagg AGGGTACGTCGACGGCCACCCCCTGTCCCACACGTTCCCGTACAAGATTGCGAGGGACACGCGCACGCGTCTGTTCG GCCCAACGTACCGCAAGGTGCTGGgcaacgccgcgctccccgcGCCCCTGGTCGACGCGTACGCCGCATGGGAGTATGTCCTCTCCCTCGGGTTCGAACCGCGGAATATCGTGCTCATGGGCGACTCGGCGGGCGGACACCTGTGCTTGTGGCTAGCACAGTACCTCACCgttgcggcggcgctcgaggcgcaccGGGGGGGGGAAGCGGACGCCGACCCGGCCAGCCGGGTGCCGGGCGGGCTCGCGCTCTGCTCACCATGGTGCGACCTCACGCTGTCGGCCGAGTCATGGTCGCTCCTCGGGCGCGACTTCATCGTGCGCCACTACGTCCGCCACCTGAGCCGCGCGTGCTTGCGGTACTacaccgaggcggcgtggtACGCTACGCCCATATCGCCCGTGTTCGCGCCAGAGGGGTACTGGCGCCCGTTTGCGCACATGCCTGTGTTTGTCAGCTACGGCcaggacgaggcgctcgccgacgaggacaagaGCGTCATTGCCGCCATGCGGcgggacggcgtcgacgtccgcGTGTTTGAGGAGCCGGCCGGGCTGCACGTCGGGCCTATCACGCCGTGGAGCCTGCCCTCGGCGTATGAGGGGTTCGCCAAGGGCGTCATTGGCGTGCTGGCGGATCTGTAG
- the lovD_7 gene encoding Acyltransferase LovD — MPTPTLSAAAKAKLDALLHTSVAQPETPAFAFAAATADELLYFNSAGERVWGSPDKGQVDDTTLYQLYSMTKLVTAVAALQLVDEGKLEIDDGAIIEQTLPELAARPILSYDADGKEVLTARKNPITLRRLLSHTSGLGYTLFDPRYVRWMKDHGKPQTLFMSAGGGLGALEIPLLFEPGTSFVYGVGIDWAGVLVERLSGLSLEEYFQQRIFKPLGIKSLTFHLTQEYIDGLQAVTDRNAEGKLHLAPSLREVVPHTMKQFHGGDGLYGTAKDYVRFLQGVLASAKPGGLVSPESYKWLFTNVLPEREGTTVYEGLTGFLSLLPVDKTLLADTGKALGYSLSLQLNTVESAYGRKAGSASWGGAAKTMYWIDPVTGVIGAVFTQVLNGNPLASTDYVNNVYYNFERELYNVLE; from the exons atgcccacgcccacgctCTCTGCCGCCGCaaaggccaagctcgacgcgctcctccacACGAGCGTGGCGCAGCCCGAGACCCCCGCGTTCGcattcgccgccgccacggccgacgagctgctctACTTCAACTCtgcgggcgagcgggtcTGGGGATCCCCCGACAAGGGCCAGGtggacgacacgacgc TGTACCAGCTCTACTCGATGACCAAGCTCGTGActgccgtcgcggcgctgcagctcgtcgacgagggcaagctcgagaTCGACGACGGGGCGATCATCGAGCAGACGCTCCCTGAGCTCGCAGCGCGCCCGATCCTGAGCtatgacgccgacggcaaggaagTCCTCACGGCGCGCAAGAACCCCATCACGCTGCGCCGGCTCCTCTCGCACACGTCGGGACTGGGATACACGCTCTTCGACCCGCGCTACGTCCGCTGGATGAAGGACCACGGCAAGCCACAAACCTTGTTCATGTCGGCCGggggcgggctcggcgcgctcgagatcCCGCTCCTCTTCGAGCCGGGCACGTCGTTCGTGTACGGCGTCGGTATCGACTgggccggcgtgctcgtcgagcggctcaGCGGGCTCTCGCTTGAAGAGTACTTCCAGCAGCGCATCTTCAAACCGTTGGGCATCAAGAGCCTCACGTTCCACCTGACGCAGGAGTACATCGACGGCCTGCAGGCCGTGACTGACCgcaacgccgagggcaagctgcACCTCGCACCGagcctgcgcgaggtcgtcccGCACACGATGAAGCAGTTCCACGGCGGAGACGGCCTGTACGGCACGGCCAAGGACTACGTCCGCTTCCTGCagggcgtgctcgcgtcCGCCAAGCCGGGCGGGCTTGTCTCGCCAGAGAGCTACAAGTGGCTGTTCACCAACGTCCTGCCTGAGCGCGAGGGCACAACGGTGTACGAGGGCCTCACGGGCTTCTTGTCCCTCCTGCCCGTCGACaagacgctgctcgccgacacgGGCAAGGCGCTCGGGTACTCGCTCAGCCTGCAGCTCAACACCGTTGAAAGCGCGTATGGACGCAAggcgggcagcgcgagctggggTGGGGCCGCCAAGACGATGTACTGGATCGACCCGGTGACGGGCGTCATT GGTGCCGTGTTCACCCAAGTCCTCAATGGCAACCCTCTCGCCTCCACCGACTATGTTAACAACGTCTACTACAActttgagcgcgagctctACAACGTGTTGGAGTAG